The proteins below are encoded in one region of Planctopirus limnophila DSM 3776:
- the rpsO gene encoding 30S ribosomal protein S15, whose protein sequence is MSITKERKTQVIKDFQRSESDTGSPEVQIAVLSSRIAELTEHLRSHKKDHASRRGLLMLVSKRRRQLDYVKAKSPAKYFELLERLSLRK, encoded by the coding sequence ATGTCGATCACAAAAGAGCGTAAAACACAGGTTATCAAGGACTTCCAGCGATCAGAGTCAGATACTGGCTCGCCTGAAGTTCAGATTGCTGTGTTGTCTTCGCGAATTGCCGAGCTGACGGAACATCTGCGCAGCCACAAGAAAGATCACGCCAGCCGACGTGGTTTGTTGATGCTGGTGAGCAAAAGACGACGGCAGCTCGATTATGTGAAGGCGAAGTCTCCAGCCAAGTATTTTGAACTGCTCGAACGACTGAGCCTCCGCAAGTAG
- the pnp gene encoding polyribonucleotide nucleotidyltransferase, translating to MKVTVERQFAGRTLSITTGELAKQAAGAVTIQYGETMVFVAAQNGPSRPGTDFFPLTCDYRERLAAAGKFPGGFIKREGRPTLREVLTSRLTDRPIRPLFPEGYIEEVQVMSNVLASDGVNDPDVLSIIGASAALCLAPVPFQGPLAAVRVGLIDGEFILFPTQEQIADSELDLVVAGTEKSVLMIEGFGKQLPEDQMADAIMFGHRTIVELCQLQLELVAKSGRERFVLPAPEANPFEAILLEKAYAKLREVKQSSVKKERSSQTSAYKKELLAEFFPNDAETTAAGLTKAQFFAAFYAVETKAVRDLILDGVRLDGRKHDDLRAVSCAASVLPRVHGSSLFTRGETQSLATVTLGTIRDVQRVEGLFGEEAKAFMLDYYFPPYSVGECKPLRGPGRRELGHGALAERSVASVLPSPEKFPYTIRVISDILESNGSSSMASVCSATLALMDAGVPISQPVAGISIGLVKSADRFILLTDIMGDEDHFGDMDFKVAGTQKGVTGIQLDLKIDGISEEIVRATLEQAKKARIELLKTMLSAIRRPRSEISTHAPRLLRTKIDPSKIGLLIGPGGKNIRAIQEQTGATIDIEDDGTVVIASSSSVGAEDALARVEAIAEEIKVGRVYNGTVSSIKDFGAFIEIAPGKDGLCHISELSDGFVKNVNEVVQVGEKIQVKVIAIDEQNRVKLSRKAVLADEAEKPAAE from the coding sequence ATGAAAGTTACCGTAGAGCGTCAGTTTGCAGGTCGCACCTTATCCATCACCACCGGCGAGTTAGCCAAGCAGGCTGCTGGCGCTGTGACAATTCAATATGGCGAAACAATGGTTTTCGTCGCTGCTCAGAATGGCCCTTCCCGCCCGGGAACCGATTTCTTCCCGCTGACATGCGACTATCGGGAGCGTCTGGCTGCCGCTGGGAAGTTTCCTGGTGGATTCATCAAGCGAGAAGGTCGCCCCACACTTCGCGAAGTGCTGACGAGTCGCCTGACTGACCGTCCCATTCGACCACTCTTCCCCGAAGGGTATATTGAAGAAGTGCAGGTCATGTCGAACGTGCTCGCCTCAGATGGCGTGAACGATCCCGATGTGTTGTCGATTATTGGTGCCAGTGCCGCGCTTTGCCTGGCTCCGGTTCCTTTCCAGGGACCACTGGCCGCTGTGCGGGTGGGCTTGATCGATGGCGAATTCATCCTCTTCCCGACTCAGGAACAGATTGCCGATTCCGAACTGGATCTGGTGGTAGCCGGTACTGAGAAGTCCGTGCTGATGATTGAAGGCTTCGGTAAGCAACTTCCCGAAGATCAGATGGCCGATGCCATTATGTTCGGGCACCGGACCATTGTCGAATTGTGCCAGTTGCAGCTGGAACTGGTTGCGAAGTCCGGCCGCGAACGATTTGTGCTCCCTGCTCCCGAAGCCAATCCTTTTGAAGCGATTCTGCTCGAAAAGGCTTATGCCAAACTGCGTGAAGTCAAGCAGTCGAGCGTCAAGAAAGAGCGTAGCAGCCAGACATCGGCCTACAAGAAAGAACTTCTTGCCGAATTCTTTCCCAATGATGCTGAAACGACCGCCGCTGGGCTGACGAAAGCACAGTTCTTCGCCGCCTTTTATGCAGTTGAAACCAAGGCAGTTCGCGACTTGATTCTTGATGGCGTACGTCTGGATGGACGGAAGCACGACGATCTCCGCGCTGTTAGTTGTGCGGCCAGTGTCTTGCCACGAGTTCACGGCTCTTCACTCTTCACACGGGGTGAAACTCAATCGCTGGCAACCGTGACATTGGGAACGATTCGCGATGTCCAGCGCGTGGAAGGGCTCTTTGGCGAAGAAGCCAAAGCCTTTATGCTCGACTACTACTTCCCTCCTTACTCTGTGGGTGAATGCAAGCCTTTGCGTGGCCCTGGTCGTCGCGAATTGGGTCATGGGGCCTTGGCTGAACGATCCGTTGCCAGCGTTCTGCCCTCGCCGGAAAAGTTCCCCTATACGATACGAGTCATCTCGGACATTCTCGAATCGAACGGATCGAGTTCGATGGCTTCAGTCTGCAGTGCAACACTGGCACTGATGGACGCCGGTGTGCCCATCAGCCAGCCAGTGGCTGGGATTTCGATTGGACTTGTGAAGTCGGCTGACCGGTTCATTCTCCTCACAGACATCATGGGTGATGAAGATCACTTTGGTGATATGGACTTCAAGGTGGCCGGTACTCAAAAGGGCGTGACTGGCATCCAGCTCGACCTGAAGATCGATGGCATCAGCGAAGAAATCGTGCGGGCCACACTCGAGCAGGCCAAGAAAGCCCGTATCGAACTGCTCAAGACGATGCTCAGTGCCATTCGTCGGCCTCGCTCCGAGATTTCGACACACGCACCGAGACTGCTTCGTACCAAGATCGACCCCAGCAAGATCGGCCTGCTGATTGGTCCCGGTGGCAAGAATATTCGAGCCATTCAGGAACAGACCGGTGCGACAATCGATATCGAAGATGATGGAACTGTGGTGATCGCCAGCAGTTCGAGCGTGGGTGCCGAAGACGCACTGGCCCGAGTCGAAGCGATCGCTGAAGAGATCAAGGTCGGCCGGGTCTATAACGGGACGGTCAGCTCGATCAAGGATTTCGGTGCCTTTATCGAAATCGCTCCGGGCAAAGATGGGCTCTGCCACATCAGCGAACTCTCGGACGGCTTCGTGAAGAATGTGAACGAAGTTGTCCAGGTGGGCGAGAAGATTCAGGTGAAAGTCATCGCCATCGACGAACAGAACCGTGTCAAGCTTTCGCGGAAGGCTGTATTGGCTGATGAAGCCGAGAAGCCAGCCGCTGAGTAA
- a CDS encoding sigma-70 family RNA polymerase sigma factor: MSNYRHPALRLLAEQQMRYSPRDVRLQQLERAERLAHRVDPQIEYPWQKVCQEVTSYRPESYPDLLITGSDLLHDLRVFIEDLSESIELRPEQMTEDVLTVEDVSRQYNVSTKTVDRWRDRGLISRKFLFGGRKRVAFLRSSVDQFVEANHEDIGRVGNFRHVTDDERRMILGRARRLARFGAGPTEINRRLARKFHRSPETIRLMLKDFDREQPEIALFPDDSDVLSLTEREAVYEAYHQGVAVEDLATKFKRTKSSLYRTIAEVRARHLLSRSIDYMDAPEFHREAAKAIESEEPPAVIDQGVTKPPPGLPPYLASLYATPLLTREQEHHYFRKMNYLKFAAENLRKTISLAQPRVKLMDEIESLLARSTEIKNFLIRSNLRLVVSIAKKHSHPTANFFEMISDGNMSLIKAIEKFDYTRGFKFSTYASWAIMKNFARSIPAENTRLDRFRTGSEEVFVQSMDPRTDQFRDEIVNYRQREALMGILGQLELRERDIIMHRYGLETGQQPQTLEQVGHRLGVTKERIRQIEARALKKLKRIATDERLDIPGI, encoded by the coding sequence CGCGATGTCCGCCTGCAGCAGCTTGAGCGTGCTGAACGGCTGGCTCATCGTGTCGATCCGCAGATTGAATATCCGTGGCAGAAAGTCTGTCAGGAAGTGACTTCGTATCGACCTGAGTCATACCCGGATCTGCTCATCACCGGGTCCGATCTGCTGCATGATCTGCGGGTCTTCATTGAAGACCTGTCGGAGTCGATTGAACTACGCCCAGAGCAGATGACTGAAGATGTACTGACCGTCGAAGATGTCAGCCGACAGTACAACGTCAGCACAAAAACCGTTGACCGCTGGCGGGATCGTGGCTTGATCAGTCGCAAATTCCTCTTTGGTGGTCGTAAGCGAGTGGCCTTTCTCAGGTCATCGGTGGATCAATTTGTGGAGGCCAATCACGAAGACATCGGCCGTGTGGGGAATTTTCGCCATGTCACGGACGATGAACGACGGATGATTCTCGGTCGTGCCAGGCGTTTGGCACGCTTTGGTGCCGGCCCGACAGAAATCAATCGTCGGCTGGCCAGGAAGTTTCATCGTTCTCCCGAAACGATTCGACTGATGTTGAAAGATTTTGATCGAGAACAGCCCGAGATTGCATTGTTCCCCGATGACTCCGATGTGCTTTCGCTGACCGAGCGCGAAGCAGTTTACGAGGCCTACCACCAGGGTGTGGCCGTCGAAGATCTCGCGACCAAGTTCAAGCGAACCAAGTCGAGTCTTTATCGAACGATTGCCGAAGTGAGAGCCCGGCATCTCCTGAGTCGCTCGATCGATTACATGGATGCGCCCGAGTTCCATCGGGAAGCCGCTAAAGCCATTGAGTCTGAAGAACCGCCCGCTGTTATCGATCAGGGAGTAACTAAGCCACCACCCGGTTTGCCTCCTTATCTGGCGAGCTTGTATGCCACTCCACTGCTGACCAGGGAGCAGGAGCATCATTACTTCCGCAAAATGAACTACCTGAAGTTTGCCGCGGAAAATCTGCGCAAAACGATTTCGTTAGCGCAGCCTCGCGTGAAGCTCATGGATGAAATTGAATCGCTGCTCGCCAGATCAACCGAGATCAAGAACTTCCTGATTCGCAGTAATTTGCGATTGGTCGTGTCGATTGCCAAAAAGCATTCGCATCCGACAGCCAACTTTTTTGAGATGATCAGTGATGGGAATATGTCTCTCATCAAGGCGATTGAAAAATTTGATTACACACGCGGCTTTAAGTTCTCCACTTACGCCTCGTGGGCCATCATGAAGAACTTCGCCAGATCGATTCCTGCTGAGAACACTCGGCTCGATCGCTTCCGCACAGGGAGCGAAGAAGTCTTTGTGCAGTCCATGGATCCGCGCACCGATCAGTTCCGAGACGAAATCGTGAACTATCGTCAGCGGGAAGCCCTCATGGGGATTCTCGGACAACTCGAATTGCGAGAACGCGATATCATCATGCATCGCTATGGCCTGGAAACTGGCCAGCAACCGCAAACTCTCGAACAGGTCGGGCATCGTTTAGGTGTCACGAAAGAACGAATTCGACAAATCGAAGCCCGCGCTTTGAAGAAGTTGAAGCGTATTGCCACTGACGAACGTCTCGATATTCCCGGGATCTAA